One window of the Microvirga mediterraneensis genome contains the following:
- a CDS encoding DUF6894 family protein has protein sequence MPRYYIDVKSHFCTDEDPSGIELPDLQAARVEATKVAERLLKSWAGMLPHYSSEVMIEIVGEDLRPVLIIPCSEIE, from the coding sequence GTGCCCCGCTATTACATTGATGTCAAAAGCCATTTCTGCACGGACGAGGATCCGAGCGGAATCGAGTTGCCGGACCTTCAGGCCGCCAGGGTCGAGGCCACGAAGGTCGCCGAGAGGCTCCTGAAGAGTTGGGCGGGCATGCTGCCGCATTACAGCAGCGAGGTCATGATCGAGATCGTCGGCGAGGATCTGCGTCCGGTCCTGATCATTCCGTGCTCGGAGATCGAGTGA
- a CDS encoding Crp/Fnr family transcriptional regulator: MAQVQVNNPHRGNRLLAALDDEDFAFLEPHLTVVDLPRGLVVYEAGQALDYTYFPHNVVISLITVMLDGKSAEMATFGCESMVGLVSAFISRNSFGRYIVQIPGTASRIDLDRMHDAFRTRPKIQQLILRFTEALLAQTLQSVACNATHSVEARCCRWILSTRDRWASDELPLTHEFLSEMLGVQRSTVSAITRSLHEAGLINQSRGVITIVDRTGIEKMACECYEVIRQKFSQLLPPSIP; encoded by the coding sequence ATGGCTCAGGTTCAGGTGAACAACCCGCATCGCGGCAATCGGCTCCTGGCTGCTCTGGATGACGAGGATTTCGCCTTTCTGGAGCCCCATCTGACCGTGGTCGATCTACCGAGAGGTCTGGTGGTGTACGAGGCCGGGCAGGCGCTCGACTACACTTATTTTCCGCACAATGTCGTCATCTCTCTCATCACCGTCATGCTCGACGGGAAGTCTGCCGAGATGGCGACGTTCGGGTGCGAATCCATGGTCGGCCTCGTCAGCGCCTTCATCTCCCGCAACTCGTTCGGTCGCTATATCGTGCAGATCCCCGGAACGGCGTCCCGCATTGATCTCGATCGGATGCACGACGCCTTCAGGACGAGGCCCAAGATCCAGCAGCTCATCCTGCGCTTCACCGAGGCGCTGCTGGCGCAGACCCTGCAGAGCGTCGCGTGCAATGCCACGCACAGCGTCGAGGCGCGCTGCTGCCGGTGGATTCTCAGCACGCGCGACCGTTGGGCATCAGACGAGCTGCCCCTGACGCACGAGTTCCTCTCGGAAATGCTGGGCGTTCAACGCTCCACCGTCAGCGCCATCACGCGCAGTCTCCACGAAGCCGGCCTCATCAATCAGAGCAGAGGCGTCATCACCATCGTCGATAGAACCGGCATCGAGAAAATGGCCTGCGAATGCTACGAGGTCATTCGCCAAAAATTTTCTCAGCTCCTGCCGCCATCGATTCCATAG
- a CDS encoding HAD family hydrolase: MSRRLYRFGLLTLFVAWISAAVAQTDPLPSWNDGPAKQAIIAFVTDTTRAGSPDFIPEPERIATFDNDGTLWIEQPAYVQLAFALDRIKALAPQHPEWKDEQPFKAVLEGDMAALAASGEHGAVAILAATHAGMTNEEFRKIVKEWLAAAKHPRFDRRYDELVYQPMLEVLAFMRANGFKTFIVSGGGAEFMRAFAEERYGIPPEQIVGSRIVTKFERRNGQPSLFRLPRVDFVDDGPGKPVGIEQQIGRRPVAAFGNSDGDLEMLQWTTETGNRRLGVIVHHTDGDREYAYDRGPIFGGLDKALEAAALDRWIVVDMKRDWKTVFPPEKR, from the coding sequence ATGTCGCGTCGACTGTACCGGTTCGGACTTCTCACCCTGTTCGTGGCCTGGATCTCGGCCGCCGTTGCACAGACCGATCCCTTGCCGTCCTGGAACGACGGCCCCGCGAAACAGGCGATCATCGCCTTCGTGACGGACACGACCCGCGCGGGATCGCCCGATTTCATTCCGGAGCCGGAGCGGATCGCAACTTTCGACAATGACGGCACGCTCTGGATCGAGCAGCCTGCCTATGTCCAACTCGCCTTTGCTCTGGACCGCATCAAGGCGCTGGCGCCGCAGCATCCGGAATGGAAGGACGAGCAGCCGTTCAAGGCCGTGCTCGAAGGCGACATGGCGGCCCTCGCAGCCTCCGGGGAGCACGGGGCCGTCGCAATTCTTGCGGCGACGCATGCCGGCATGACGAATGAGGAATTCCGAAAGATCGTCAAGGAATGGCTCGCGGCCGCCAAGCACCCGCGGTTCGATCGTCGCTACGACGAGCTCGTGTACCAGCCCATGCTGGAGGTACTGGCCTTTATGCGCGCCAACGGATTCAAGACCTTCATCGTCTCCGGTGGCGGAGCGGAGTTCATGCGCGCCTTCGCCGAGGAGCGCTACGGCATTCCGCCCGAACAAATCGTGGGCTCACGCATCGTCACGAAGTTCGAGCGCCGCAACGGACAGCCGAGCCTGTTTCGTCTGCCCCGGGTCGACTTCGTCGATGACGGTCCGGGGAAGCCGGTCGGAATCGAACAGCAGATCGGCCGCCGCCCCGTTGCGGCCTTCGGCAACTCCGACGGCGATCTCGAGATGCTGCAATGGACGACAGAGACGGGCAACCGGAGGCTCGGCGTCATCGTGCATCACACGGACGGGGACCGCGAATATGCCTATGACCGGGGACCGATCTTCGGCGGGCTCGACAAGGCGCTCGAGGCCGCAGCTCTGGACCGGTGGATCGTGGTCGACATGAAGAGGGACTGGAAAACCGTATTCCCTCCCGAGAAGCGCTGA